From the genome of Flavobacterium sediminis:
AAAATTGATAACAATATTTTTATCAAATATGACAACTTTTGGTATAAATAGCTAAAAGTTGAATAAAAAAGAATTTCAAAAAGCATTAGGTCAAAGAATTAAGCAGTTGAGAGAAGATAAAAATATCACTCAAACTGAACTTGCCTATAGATGTGAAATTGAAAGGTCTAATATGAATAGAATTGAAGCAG
Proteins encoded in this window:
- a CDS encoding helix-turn-helix domain-containing protein; the protein is MNKKEFQKALGQRIKQLREDKNITQTELAYRCEIERSNMNRIEAGNTNPSSFLVYTIAQKLEIELPELYNFKPEISKK